A window of Sphingobacterium kitahiroshimense genomic DNA:
TGATCCTGCATTATATAATTATTCTGTAGCCTTTATGCGCTCTAAACCTATATATCCGAGCGCTACTGATCAACGTACTGACAAAATAACACGATGGCCAAGTTTTAATCCGAATAGAAAACGACAACATCGTTTTGTCACTCTATTATGTGCAGGATTAGGTTATCACAATTTTGAAGAAATTAGCTCCGGGAATCAGGATCGCATAGATAGTTTGCTGCAAGCCATATGGGGAACCCTGGTCAGTAGACATGTGATTAGGAATATGGGAGATGATTCTTTCAAATTGAGATTAGAGGAGAGCAGTGTTTTTAGTTTGACTAACAGTGTTTGGTTGTGCCCAGTAAAGAAACGTTTGATTAATCGACATTTTAGGGGATATTCACCTTGGATTAGTGGTGATTTAAACGCAGATACAATTGAGCAATTCAGGATAAAACAAGAAGAAATAAAATTCCCACATTATGAACACCCATTTAATATGGCGAATAATGTGCTGGATAAAACTTTGGCATTGAGTTGGATGGCAGAAAATTCCGCTATTTTAAAGAAAAAAGGGGTGTGGAATGATTTACATGAACGTATTATTCGTAACAGGCCAATTTATCTAGCGGGAGAGCATTCTGCACAACAAAATAGATCTCGATTGAATGATCTGGAAGCCAAGTTTATTGATGGTAAAATTAATATACTCAATTGTTCTACTACTATGGAGATGGGAGTAGATTTAAAAGGGATCTCAGTTGTGATGATGAACAACGTTCCTCCAGGTCCAGCAAATTATCTACAAAGAGCAGGACGAGCAGGGCGTCGTTCTGAAGCCAAATCGTTGGCATTTACCACATGTGGTCCTACACCAATTGGTAACAACGTTTTGCGAGAGCCAGATTGGGCTTTGAAGCATGCTATTGCTGCTCCGCGTGTTGATTTTCACAGTACAAGACTCATACAGCGCCATGTCAATTCTTATTTTTTTGGAAAGTATGTCCAAGAAAATGCAAACGGTATAGCGATTATGAATAAGTTATCGGATATTTTTCCGGTTGAAGGTGAAAGTATAGCGGTAGCAGAACAATTTAATAATTGGTTAAATAGTTCGTCTATTGATTATTATATACCACATGTCAAACATTTGACGAAATTTACACCTTTGCGAGATGCGGCAATTACTGTATTAGTTGGAAATGTAGTAGAAAATTTTGGACATGTATTGGAAGAAACTTGTCAAAAAATAGCAGGTTTTCAGAAAAAAATTATGGATTTAACCGCTGAGTTTGGTGAAGACGGACCAGCGACACGTTCGGTGCTACGTCAGTACTTTACTTTTATTAATCAAAATGCGATAAGTTATTTGGTTTCTTCCGGTTTTCTTCCTTCTGCGGGGATGCCAACTGGCGTGGTTACGTTTGACAATACCACTGCTCAAGATTATAGAGATAGAATTAATAATACTAACAATTTTGATACGGGACCATCTCATTTTATTACAAGAGCGTTAATGGAATACGCACCTGGTACAAGAGTAGTTATTGATGGAAAGAGCTTTACTTCGGCAGGAGTCATTCTATCTAACCATACCGCAGAGGCTGTACGTGAATTAATACGTACCTGTGAAAGTTGCGGTTATCAGGAGATTATTAATACAGAAGGAGACCCCATGGGAAATGAACAGTGTCCACACTGTAAAGCACAAGGATCTTTTAGAGGAATAAAGTTAACTGATTGTGCACCGTCACCATTTACACAAGTGATAGAGCCTGTAGGCTTTGCTGTAGATATGTATGCGCAACCTTCACGTAAGATAACAGAGCAGTCAGAAGTACACTACGTAGATCCAATGCTCATAAATCTACTACCGTGGACCGAAACATCCAATAGTTATTTTGAAATTAGAGAAAGCAGTTCTTCTAATGCGGAGATTTTGTATTATAACGTTGGTAGTGGCGCTGGATTCTCAGTGTGTTTAACCTGTGGACGAGCATCTACACGTCCGTCTGACTTGCAAAATCATACACGACTGCGTGGTGGAAAAAATAGAAGAGGAGATCAGGAGGATAATACTCATTGCGCGGGAAATGATAAAGCTTTTGCGATACGCGAAAATGTTATCTTGGGAGGTCGTTTTCAAACAGATTATTGCGAATTAAGGATTAAAGACGATATAGATTCCTATACAGCAGATCATAAGCTTTTATATACACTCGGAAGTGTTTTTGTAAAGGTACTTGCACAGTACTTGGCTATTGAAGCCTCAGAATTGGGCTTTGGTATTAAGAAGTACAGGGATTATTCAACCTTATTTATATTTGACACAGCAAAAGGTGGAGCAGGCTATGCACCTCAATTCTCACTCTATGCAATTGAAATTTTTAAAGAAGCGTTACATACATTAGCGAGCTGTACTTGCGAAGCTGCCTGTACAAAGTGTCTGATAGATCGAAGTACACAATGGCATATGGATAGTTTAGATCGTCATTCCGCCATTGAATGGTTAGAGCAAACTCTTAATCAAATCGTACCAGAGGAAATACACTTGTTAAATGATCGATTTTCTGTATTGGTACAGCCGATAAAAGATGAATTGAATAAAATAGTTACAAGAAAGAAACCAAAAGGACTGACCTTATTTGTTGAGAGAGATTTCCAAAACTGGAATTTCGAGGAGTTACCATTTATAGCTCGCTTTTCAAGAATGATAGGTAAAGCATCAATCGTAGTAAGAAAAGGAGATGCCCAACCGTCTGTAGATGAATATATAGATCTGAAAAAGTCTGAAAACTATGTAAACTATTTTGAAAACGATTCAGATGATTATACGGGATTAAGTTTATTGGTGGAAATTGAATTGCAAGATGGTTCCTACATTCGCTATTATGGTCGAGAAGGTACTATTCAATCGTTAAACAGTGAATGGGCTACATCCGGTAACGGCCAAATTTATAAGCTAGATTCTACATCTAAGATAAATCGGGAGTCACTAGAATGGTCGCGCCCCACTGACGGAAATGTTGCTGAAGCACATATAATCATGACTAGAAATCAGAGAATTCTTTCTAATAAAATTTTTGCTAAAGTCTTCGACGATTTAGGAAGTAGACTAGATTTACGGTCTGTGATGCAGAATAAAAAATTTGATATTACTTATTCTGATCGTTATTGTAAATCACCAATGGCTGTGATGCTTATGTTTCAGTTTATAGAATCTATAAAGAATGAGTTTAACCTTGATTTGAATGAGTTTGATTTCTATAGTTGTCCAATTTATACTCAGGATAGTAGAGTGCCTTATCAAATCCATCATAATTACTCCTCTGATATCGATCGTGATGCATTTATTAATTTAAATGCTTGGGATCTTGAGTTAACTGATGTGGGTATACATTCTGATGACACTTTACCTCATTATCGTTATTTTAAATTTGAATCAGATGATGTAATAATCCGAATTCGACCAGATGGAGGTATTGAGCATGGATGGTTTTGCGATGGTTTTAAAAAATATAATAATGGTAATATTGGTGCATTTGATACATTTAGTATTAAGGGATATAATACTGAAAACCCTATACTTTATACATTCAGTATTGTTAAAAAGTAGTACTTATTGAGTATAGCCTACCAAAATAAACAAGGGGATGAAGTATGAGCTGCTGACTGGAGAGTTAAGTTGGTGTATCGATTTTAATAAAAAAAGCATAAAATATGGACG
This region includes:
- a CDS encoding DEAD/DEAH box helicase, which codes for MNYKNIYNNIDQRLKDSVLSLWSTGDVAMQQAYLELFKAEPLMSEPVIQNSFPWEAGEEAFGEMTDLFGTHFIKALNDINDEDARFSSNIYPYKHQVRSWNYLLKANKSIAVTTGTGSGKTECFMLPILADLYQHRTHGSGVKAIFLYPLNALINSQIKRMESWLRAIGGVNFAVYTGDTPNDGPNKKQEAAYPRILTRAEIRRNAPPILFTNPTMLEYMMVRDKDVPILQQSQGTLRWIVMDEAHTLTGSSAAEMSLLIRRVVDAFGVQAKDIRFAITSATVGQGESAVVSLKEFMSKLCGIDQSQIEVITGQRKFEELIENPLPQYNFKEIQALRYKIRKEDSLRLSEISKKFNVSKTTDSLALIDELAECTVAGKSILPVRGHFFGRSLGGIYVCTNKDCTDEKLVKSPYGKITTFAAHHCTCGHPMVELVACRSCGNELMMADRITGRSGHQRIQLMTSVVNDNFNIDDYSGEQDEGHDEEVGIVNVTTFFFTKQDPKRHIHEATKFEIAYKGILDCGEGAYLYYLNEQQVCVCPHCHSNLENPLHFRLSSSFVNRILADLFLEATPEMRPITKDMQWNGHKYISFTDSRQGTAKISALLNIDTESNWIRAQVYHKLLELNSSTKLSVEDIALDMLKLENFKQQLIDQPVYMHDSINQNIQTIKNKHDQSSTKEVLRWDSLLEFLRNRSDAAVLLRNNSLNKDTGNLNNYLRGILYDEFARRLPRSRSIENLGMIGLDYPAVDACSLPAICGEFGIDIEEYKNLVKIAADYIIRYPFHFEFDPALYNYSVAFMRSKPIYPSATDQRTDKITRWPSFNPNRKRQHRFVTLLCAGLGYHNFEEISSGNQDRIDSLLQAIWGTLVSRHVIRNMGDDSFKLRLEESSVFSLTNSVWLCPVKKRLINRHFRGYSPWISGDLNADTIEQFRIKQEEIKFPHYEHPFNMANNVLDKTLALSWMAENSAILKKKGVWNDLHERIIRNRPIYLAGEHSAQQNRSRLNDLEAKFIDGKINILNCSTTMEMGVDLKGISVVMMNNVPPGPANYLQRAGRAGRRSEAKSLAFTTCGPTPIGNNVLREPDWALKHAIAAPRVDFHSTRLIQRHVNSYFFGKYVQENANGIAIMNKLSDIFPVEGESIAVAEQFNNWLNSSSIDYYIPHVKHLTKFTPLRDAAITVLVGNVVENFGHVLEETCQKIAGFQKKIMDLTAEFGEDGPATRSVLRQYFTFINQNAISYLVSSGFLPSAGMPTGVVTFDNTTAQDYRDRINNTNNFDTGPSHFITRALMEYAPGTRVVIDGKSFTSAGVILSNHTAEAVRELIRTCESCGYQEIINTEGDPMGNEQCPHCKAQGSFRGIKLTDCAPSPFTQVIEPVGFAVDMYAQPSRKITEQSEVHYVDPMLINLLPWTETSNSYFEIRESSSSNAEILYYNVGSGAGFSVCLTCGRASTRPSDLQNHTRLRGGKNRRGDQEDNTHCAGNDKAFAIRENVILGGRFQTDYCELRIKDDIDSYTADHKLLYTLGSVFVKVLAQYLAIEASELGFGIKKYRDYSTLFIFDTAKGGAGYAPQFSLYAIEIFKEALHTLASCTCEAACTKCLIDRSTQWHMDSLDRHSAIEWLEQTLNQIVPEEIHLLNDRFSVLVQPIKDELNKIVTRKKPKGLTLFVERDFQNWNFEELPFIARFSRMIGKASIVVRKGDAQPSVDEYIDLKKSENYVNYFENDSDDYTGLSLLVEIELQDGSYIRYYGREGTIQSLNSEWATSGNGQIYKLDSTSKINRESLEWSRPTDGNVAEAHIIMTRNQRILSNKIFAKVFDDLGSRLDLRSVMQNKKFDITYSDRYCKSPMAVMLMFQFIESIKNEFNLDLNEFDFYSCPIYTQDSRVPYQIHHNYSSDIDRDAFINLNAWDLELTDVGIHSDDTLPHYRYFKFESDDVIIRIRPDGGIEHGWFCDGFKKYNNGNIGAFDTFSIKGYNTENPILYTFSIVKK